From the genome of Salmonella enterica subsp. houtenae serovar Houten:
CCACTAGCGGGAAATGAAATAATGTGTAATTGGATAATTATCAGGCAAAAAGCGGAGCCGGGCAGTGTATTGCCCGGCCAAACGTTACGAAAGCGTTGCTAACCATCCTGCCTGAGTCATCCATTCGGTGACCGGCGCAAGGGTGAATTCGACGCACAGTAGCCCTACCAGGGTCAGGACGATAGTGTACGGTAACGCCATCCAGACCATACGGCCATAGGAGAGACGGATTAACGGTGCCAGCGCGGAGGTCAGCAGGAATAAGAATGCCGCCTGACCATTTGGCGTCGCTACCGATGGCAGGTTAGTACCGGTATTAATTGCTACGGCTAACAGCTCAAACTGTTTTAAGCTGATGGCGCCGCTTTCCATCGCGGCTTTCGCTTCGTTGATATAAATGGTGCCGACAAAGACATTATCCGAGATGGAAGACAACAGGCCGTTAAAGAGATAGAACAGCGTGAGCTGCGCGTGTTCAGAGGCTTGTAAGACGAACTGAATAATCGGCGCGAAAAGATGTTGATCGATAATAACCGCCACAATTGAGAAGAAAACGGTTAACAGCGCAGTAAACGGCAGCGACTCGGTAAACGCTTTACCGATGGCGTGTTCATCGGTTACCCCCGTTAACGCGGTGGCCAGAATAATGACTGATAGACCAATCAGTCCCACCTCCGCAAGATGGAGGGCGAGAGCAGTAACCAGCCAGACGCCAATAATCGCCTGGACTATGAGCTTAATTTTATCCTGGCGGGTACGCTGCTTACGGCTTTGGTCGTCGAATTGCTGCAAGACGTCGCGGACTTTTTCCGGCAACGCGTCGCCATAACCAAACCAGCGCATCTTCTCAACCAGCATACAGGTTAACAGTCCACACACCAGTACCGGGACGGTGACCGGCGACATACGCAAAAAGAAGTCGCCGAAATGCCAGCCAGCCGCTTTAGCGATGATCAGATTTTGCGGCTCCCCGACCATGGTCATGACGCCGCCCAGTGCTGTACCCACGCCCGCATGCATCATCAGGCTGCGCAAGAATCCGCGGAATTGCTCCAGCACCGTTTTGTAATGCTGATCGATATGGCTGTCGTCCAGCATATCGTTCTCTTCGCCGCGCGATGAGGCCACACGATGGTAAATCCCATAAAAACCGACGGCGACGCTGATCACCACCGCGACGACGGTAAGCGCATCAAGAAAAGCCGACAAAAACGCGGCGGCGACGCAAAAGGCCAGCGACAGAACCATTTTCGAGCGGATACTGAGCAACAGACGGGTAAAAATAAACAGCAGTAACTGCTTCATAAAGTAGATACCCGCTACCATAAACATCAGCAGCAGCAATACTTCCAGGTTGGCGGCAACCTCTTCACGAACATGATCGGCGCTGGTCATGCCGATGATGACGGCTTCAATGGCCAGTAACCCGCCGGGCAGCAGGGGATAACATTTTAACGCCATCGCCAGGGTAAAGATAAATTCTGCCACCAATAGCCAACCGGCAACAAAAGGATTAGCGAAGAAAATTAACGGGTTAATAATTAAAAAGATAAGTAGCGCCAGTTTGTACCAGTCAGGCGACTGGCCTAAAAAATTGCGCCACATGGCGCGCCCCCAGGAGATCTCCATGAAAGTTTCCCTTACCTAGAAAAATGAAATAGCGTTTTTATGTTTAAACACAGAGAGTAGCGAGCGCGGCGAATGCAAGCAAGTCCTTAACGATATTGACAGGCGATATCAGAAATGGTGTCTTGATCCCCTTTTTCTTCATCGCGTCCGCTATCAGGCGTTACGCCCGTCTGGTATGATGAGTGTAACTATGTTTTGCTGTGTAATGGAAATCTCACTATGGTCATTAAGGCGCAGAGCCCGGCGGGTTTCGCGGAAGAGTATATTATTGAAAGTATCTGGAATAACCGCTTTCCTCCTGGCACGATCTTACCGGCAGAACGAGAACTCTCCGAACTGATCGGCGTGACGCGCACGACATTACGCGAGGTGTTACAGCGGCTGGCGCGAGATGGCTGGCTGACCATTCAGCATGGCAAACCGACAAAGGTCAATAATTTTTGGGAGACGTCAGGGCTGAATATTCTTGAAACGTTGGCCCGTCTTGACCATGAAAGCGTTCCACAACTGATCGACAATTTGTTATCGGTGCGTACCAATATTT
Proteins encoded in this window:
- the nhaB gene encoding regulator of intracellular pH; Na+/H+ antiporter, yielding MEISWGRAMWRNFLGQSPDWYKLALLIFLIINPLIFFANPFVAGWLLVAEFIFTLAMALKCYPLLPGGLLAIEAVIIGMTSADHVREEVAANLEVLLLLMFMVAGIYFMKQLLLFIFTRLLLSIRSKMVLSLAFCVAAAFLSAFLDALTVVAVVISVAVGFYGIYHRVASSRGEENDMLDDSHIDQHYKTVLEQFRGFLRSLMMHAGVGTALGGVMTMVGEPQNLIIAKAAGWHFGDFFLRMSPVTVPVLVCGLLTCMLVEKMRWFGYGDALPEKVRDVLQQFDDQSRKQRTRQDKIKLIVQAIIGVWLVTALALHLAEVGLIGLSVIILATALTGVTDEHAIGKAFTESLPFTALLTVFFSIVAVIIDQHLFAPIIQFVLQASEHAQLTLFYLFNGLLSSISDNVFVGTIYINEAKAAMESGAISLKQFELLAVAINTGTNLPSVATPNGQAAFLFLLTSALAPLIRLSYGRMVWMALPYTIVLTLVGLLCVEFTLAPVTEWMTQAGWLATLS